From a region of the Armatimonas rosea genome:
- a CDS encoding penicillin-binding transpeptidase domain-containing protein, with amino-acid sequence MISRRRRFTPLPTAPLPSEEISMGRVLGMGGTLAVLFALLIGRLWLLQMVRGDEYRERALLNRSRTMRTTAPRGIIKDSKGRTLVANATQFAVFLRPDEMPRPAKLPKVKTAKGKKGAGKTPASPEPTVDVPLNPVTDKPLDPVTKAYLEQVARLVEVPVEVLFTTIKKKRGMPNDPIPIRENIDRGLMARLYEHQDDLPGLAVEVVPIRSYPFPNLATHILGFTGSVSSDELKDEKIVAYPPEKKYRSGDLIGKQGLERFYDLYLRGTLGNEAFEVDGKGRRRKEIGKVPAKAGATLVLALDKQVQDVAEKMLVGKVGAVVALDPRDGSVLAMASTPTYDLNLRTQRLTNEEYKTKVGGGETNRAISPFPPGSTFKLITSVAGLAEEKITPYSTITCAGGKFIGKQWKRCDGTHGGIELTGAIARSCDTYFYTVGERLGPTKLAAWGHKFGLGETPTLDMPVYSWSQGIVPDPTYKKKKAAGWNRRFANKMSPQWMGGDTANMSIGQGDVNATPLQMASVAATIANGGTVWEPHFVKKAVDADDPTQVLYEVQPKVVSTLGVKSSVLEAVRQGMRACVQSGTSTKAQVGGGIEVAGKSGSAEKRGGRGGGKGANYGWFTCYAQRHGEPATIAVCVFLEPTKGENYYGGDAAAPIAREVIQAHFRKDTPPAEKPTDKAKEKDEVGPSRRRHSRR; translated from the coding sequence ATGATATCGCGCCGTCGCCGCTTCACGCCTCTCCCCACCGCCCCCTTGCCGTCTGAGGAGATTAGCATGGGGCGTGTCCTGGGCATGGGGGGGACGCTGGCGGTCCTCTTTGCCCTGCTGATCGGGCGGCTGTGGCTCCTGCAGATGGTACGCGGCGATGAGTACCGTGAGCGGGCGCTGCTCAACCGTAGCCGCACCATGCGCACCACCGCACCACGTGGCATTATCAAGGACAGCAAGGGCCGGACTCTGGTCGCCAACGCCACCCAGTTTGCCGTCTTTCTTCGCCCCGACGAGATGCCGCGTCCGGCAAAGCTTCCCAAAGTGAAGACAGCGAAGGGGAAAAAGGGGGCTGGAAAGACTCCCGCATCTCCAGAGCCGACCGTGGACGTTCCGCTCAATCCCGTGACCGACAAGCCCCTTGATCCTGTGACCAAGGCCTATCTGGAGCAGGTAGCGCGGCTGGTGGAGGTCCCGGTCGAGGTGCTCTTTACCACGATCAAGAAGAAGCGTGGTATGCCCAATGATCCGATTCCTATCCGGGAGAATATCGACCGGGGGCTCATGGCACGCCTCTACGAGCACCAGGACGATCTACCGGGGCTGGCGGTGGAGGTCGTGCCCATTCGCTCCTATCCCTTTCCCAATCTCGCGACACATATCCTGGGCTTTACAGGCTCGGTGAGTAGCGATGAGCTCAAGGACGAGAAGATCGTTGCCTATCCACCCGAGAAAAAGTACCGAAGCGGCGACTTGATCGGCAAGCAAGGCCTGGAGCGCTTCTACGATCTCTACCTACGAGGCACCCTGGGCAACGAGGCCTTTGAGGTCGATGGCAAGGGGCGGCGGCGTAAGGAGATTGGCAAGGTGCCGGCAAAGGCCGGCGCGACACTGGTCCTGGCGCTCGATAAGCAGGTTCAGGATGTTGCGGAGAAGATGCTTGTAGGGAAGGTAGGGGCCGTGGTCGCGCTGGACCCACGGGATGGTAGCGTGCTCGCCATGGCCAGCACACCGACCTACGACCTCAATCTCCGCACGCAGCGCCTGACCAACGAAGAGTACAAGACCAAGGTCGGTGGCGGCGAGACCAATCGCGCGATCAGCCCCTTTCCGCCCGGCTCGACCTTCAAGCTGATTACCTCGGTTGCCGGGCTCGCCGAGGAGAAGATCACGCCCTACTCCACCATTACCTGTGCGGGCGGGAAGTTTATCGGCAAGCAGTGGAAGCGCTGCGATGGAACCCATGGCGGCATCGAGCTCACAGGGGCGATTGCACGCTCATGCGACACCTACTTCTACACGGTTGGCGAGCGCCTCGGTCCGACAAAGCTGGCTGCCTGGGGGCATAAGTTTGGGCTGGGAGAGACCCCCACGCTGGACATGCCCGTCTATAGCTGGAGCCAGGGAATAGTCCCCGATCCCACCTACAAAAAGAAGAAGGCGGCGGGCTGGAACCGGCGGTTTGCCAATAAAATGTCGCCGCAGTGGATGGGCGGCGACACGGCAAATATGTCGATTGGCCAGGGGGATGTCAATGCGACCCCGCTTCAGATGGCCTCGGTTGCCGCAACAATCGCCAATGGAGGGACGGTCTGGGAGCCGCACTTTGTGAAGAAGGCCGTGGACGCCGACGATCCTACCCAAGTGCTGTATGAGGTTCAGCCCAAGGTGGTCTCGACCCTGGGGGTCAAGTCGTCCGTGCTGGAGGCGGTAAGGCAAGGGATGCGTGCCTGTGTGCAGTCAGGGACCTCGACCAAGGCCCAAGTTGGCGGTGGGATCGAGGTGGCGGGCAAGTCCGGCTCCGCGGAGAAGCGGGGAGGGCGCGGTGGGGGCAAGGGAGCCAACTACGGCTGGTTTACCTGCTATGCCCAGCGCCACGGCGAGCCGGCGACGATTGCGGTCTGCGTGTTTCTAGAGCCCACGAAGGGCGAGAACTACTACGGAGGCGATGCCGCCGCCCCCATTGCACGCGAGGTGATCCAGGCACACTTCCGTAAAGACACCCCGCCTGCCGAGAAGCCCACGGATAAGGCGAAGGAAAAGGATGAGGTCGGACCCTCTCGCCGTCGCCACAGCCGCCGATGA